The Rhopalosiphum maidis isolate BTI-1 chromosome 4, ASM367621v3, whole genome shotgun sequence region GATCGATAGTTGGCCTTTGAAAGGAACCATCTGTTCATCAACACAAAGGTCCTGTTCTAAAGGTAggctattacatttttttaacactacATCAAATAATAGTCTCACTTTGATGAATTTGtctttattttctttacttaTACTGTTGTTgtcaattatatgaaaattagtTCGTAAAGCAAAAAAACGGTCTCGTGTCATATTAcgtgcaataatattaatttgaaaattatcttCCCAATATAAACGTACTCGAGGATATTTTAAAGAgcccataataatatgaataccaataaatattttcatttcgtTTATATTTGTTGGTTTGAATCTCGAAATTTGTTTAGAAACTGCGTATAAATTTGTGAAAAAagccattttttcaaaaatgtcattattaaaatattcactaaaGTATTCTAATGGAGATCTTAGTAAAATAGGATATACAGGTTGATCTAAGTTTTCCAAATGCAGACGTGGTTGGGCAAAAGGTTTTCGTGCCCAACGAACATCacattttttagttgtttCAAAATTCTTACCAACAACACTATATTCATtctcattttcaaaattaccatcgttattttcaaattcatttaaaagctCAGTGAGTTCTGCTTCAGGAAAAAAGTCTTCAGATTCATTACCACTATCTAGTTCCCCAATATCTGATACATTTCCGTCACCTAATAAAGCTAATATGTCATCCTCACGAAGcattttatactgtttatataaaaacgttttttttttttttacaaagaaGTGTTGAAATAACGCaagaaaatgtaaacaattaacaaaatttacattctaacgtgtaagtattatactacaataactacataatatcattgtacACATAATcggaatattaatttttattatcatgataACAAATTGGCGCGGCAAAAAGACCGCTAACGTGATACGAAGACCCCTGGTACACTATAGTGTACCCATATGTTttctgatataaaataaaaactattcatcTCAAAGaggttatataaattagaaaacattcgtTACCATCTTTTCtcataggaaaaaaaaaagatcaatcAATAATGGGGTCTAACGGAGTaacaatcaattataattttaaaatctattatcatttttattcaaatgtacgtgttattttcatttagaaACAATTATCATTAGGGTTAAATGTAAAccgtgtaaaaacaaaaacatactCAAATTTTAGATCAtagaaaaattgattaaaaaaaatactttttagaaGATCGTTGTTTATATAAAGACCATATTACATAAGTACTTACATAAAAAGAAAAGTAACCCTTTTGAACATTGATATTAATTGCTTACTGCTATGAAGTAGAGCAATGGCTTTAATCACATCAATATGTCTTATACAGAGTCtggaatataatacattgaaagcgtttaatgcatataattcAATGCAAAAATCTAAGgagatagtaaattatatcaaaatatacgtttatatcacttaactaaattaaactattcagTTAACTGAataaaacggtttttttttgttaatactattcttaattaatttattaaattattcaaatttctaagtataataatataacagttaatttggttttttttgtttatttatataaaatataaattaatattattatattacagtccttgtaatttataaaatgaacactcattatttcaaaaaatatgtttttttttttaatattcttactaAAAAAGTTAAGACACacacaattttaatcatttatatttcttttttttctcacatgtatttttattataaaaaccactattatctacttatttttaaattattaccgaTACGTTTTATATTCTGAGTGgattgataaatgtattggtattacaataatgtactTTGTTTTGTTTGTGTGTCTAACGATACTATTGTGACTGTATAAAAGcttcaatattaaactttatggGAGGAAATTTGATTTACTTGTTACCTTTAAGATATTcgatgtcaatattttttattagttttaaactataaaatattgaatattgaaacGGATAAATTGCCTATTTACGATGATGTAATATCATAACAGACGTTCTACTGACAAACTATTTATGAATAGGAAGTAagacatacaaataatagcaAGTACACGGGAAATGCGTGCGGTTAACGTTTGACATAATGGATAACTGGGAACAATTAGGTGCCATATAGACATTGAAAGgatcgtttatatatatattatataggtaggatTCTAGACAAACAGATATTCAGATAGACAAAAACCTATATTTTTCGAATCATATTCAATCAATTGCAAACAATCAAAAACCGTATAGTTTTCACTATTTCCCTTGTTTAACTTCGGAAGATATTTTTTCTCACAAACTAAAacttacctatacattatatcatactatataattggcaaatttttctaaatgtgACTATTAAGTCAACTATTAAggcatatttaaatactgaCTTGTTCGTTAGAAATTTAACCATTGAGAATTTTTCAAGTATACTTtcctttcaaaaaaaaatatccactcTTTTGATAAAACAGGATTATCACCATTTGAAATATCagccaaaaaataaacacagaaccataatttaaatccatactaaaacaattttaatcagAATTACAACCCAAAACTAACAAATCATGTCCATGTAttactttaaacattttggtGGGATTCTGGCTCAAAACAAGATGTACTGAAAAATAAAGCAAACATCCATTTTACTCAGAACCTCTAGCAACtgacataattttaaagaaatcgaAACCCGAAATCGTAAGTATTACAGTACTTAAACCCTGCTTGCATCATCAACCATCAACGCCTACACTGTTACCACTATTTACGAGCTGACCCATGACCAGTCGGCCTTAACGGAAACATCGACCTACAAACCGTTGACATATTGtggcaatattataaaatagtcgtTTTCATGTATgtctactaattttaaaacctgCAGCCGGTATCGTTAACGCCAACGATGTCCATTTACCACAAAGCTAAATTTATATcactttttatttgaaaattgcgggtgaacaataaatacattttgttgacATTTCTAAAACgatatacatttgtaaaataaaaaatatatatacctaacctattaaactatatgatgcagctaagaatattattgttgttgtatttataaaatgccttggtattttgattatatgatTATCATGGAAACCACTTAATGAGAAACTACTGTAATAGTTACAAAAATCCCAATATCTTTTACGCACAAGTATTCTACCAATATCCATTGGTATTTTGTGGTAAAGGATCAGTTGGGTGGATCGAAATATCGAATGTCCATATGAACAACGGTAACAGCAGTGACAGGATCAGTGTaggatatattaaacaataactcTAAGATTATAAAACAAGCTTTGTTACGgttataggtaaaaataaaaagagagagagaaacaGAATAGGAACTTtcaacacaaattaaaaaataataataactgtatttcCATTCAACACTAAACTCAGATTATACAATAAgactataaatctataattatagagtgaaaaactatttcaataatgtatttatattaatattatctacagtAAAATATCTTACTACATATCTCTgtagtcaataatattaataacacgtATAAGTacacgattattttatttatttatcaaaaagtaTGAGTCAGGctcaatcaaa contains the following coding sequences:
- the LOC113548919 gene encoding piggyBac transposable element-derived protein 1-like, encoding MLREDDILALLGDGNVSDIGELDSGNESEDFFPEAELTELLNEFENNDGNFENENEYSVVGKNFETTKKCDVRWARKPFAQPRLHLENLDQPVYPILLRSPLEYFSEYFNNDIFEKMAFFTNLYAVSKQISRFKPTNINEMKIFIGIHIIMGSLKYPRVRLYWEDNFQINIIARNMTRDRFFALRTNFHIIDNNSISKENKDKFIKVRLLFDVVLKKCNSLPLEQDLCVDEQMGYSELDSNLVKSVGFGGSVVLHLTQNVPPNRHFLYFDNYFSSFGLFERLQQLNIYAVGTIRSNWFAQSPFLSDKQMRKMGRGAAFEVTTDMNHCNIGLLKWFDNKAVTLGSNYVTSGDVDKVERWDKKKKAYVEIERPEIMNIDSTKTQGTL